A portion of the Cherax quadricarinatus isolate ZL_2023a chromosome 21, ASM3850222v1, whole genome shotgun sequence genome contains these proteins:
- the LOC128689048 gene encoding uncharacterized protein isoform X2, which produces MMLAAVQDAPGVQPEVVALEAAPAWWCARWSSPRLRCASCKQGNIYNYVSTCQIVLIVCLGLAGCLVLGVCAYMALAKNRCSVCSYTRRKTIINSWLFKKQNLEAVPVPVVVY; this is translated from the exons ATGATGCTAG CAGCGGTACAAGATGCGCCAGGTGTACAACCCGAGGTAGTGGCGCTGGAGGCTGCGCCAGCCTGGTGGTGCGCTCGCTGGTCTTCACCAAGGCTGCGCTGCGCCAGTTGTAAG CAAGGGAACATATACAACTACGTGAGCACATGtcagatagtgttgatagtgtgtctGGGTCTAGCAGGCTGCCTGGTGCTCGGTGTCTGCGCCTACATGGCCCTCGCCAAGAATCGATGCTCTGTCTGCTCCTACACCCGCAGGAAGACAATTATAAACTCATGGTTGTTCAAGAAACAAAACTTAGAAG CTGTGCCAGTGCCTGTGGTGGTTTATTAG
- the LOC128689048 gene encoding uncharacterized protein isoform X1: MWFQRLSHSSWLCQYHLYHQHINTVPPVPHHHCTTGVAESRLSPSLTQHTMMLAAVQDAPGVQPEVVALEAAPAWWCARWSSPRLRCASCKQGNIYNYVSTCQIVLIVCLGLAGCLVLGVCAYMALAKNRCSVCSYTRRKTIINSWLFKKQNLEAVPVPVVVY, from the exons ATGTGGTTTCAgcggttgagtcacagctcctggctctgccaatatcacctgtaccaccagcacatcaacactgtaccaccagtacctcaccaccactgtaccaccg GTGTTGCAGAGTCTCGGCTCTCACCAAGCTTAACCCAGCACACGATGATGCTAG CAGCGGTACAAGATGCGCCAGGTGTACAACCCGAGGTAGTGGCGCTGGAGGCTGCGCCAGCCTGGTGGTGCGCTCGCTGGTCTTCACCAAGGCTGCGCTGCGCCAGTTGTAAG CAAGGGAACATATACAACTACGTGAGCACATGtcagatagtgttgatagtgtgtctGGGTCTAGCAGGCTGCCTGGTGCTCGGTGTCTGCGCCTACATGGCCCTCGCCAAGAATCGATGCTCTGTCTGCTCCTACACCCGCAGGAAGACAATTATAAACTCATGGTTGTTCAAGAAACAAAACTTAGAAG CTGTGCCAGTGCCTGTGGTGGTTTATTAG